Proteins encoded by one window of Aphis gossypii isolate Hap1 chromosome X, ASM2018417v2, whole genome shotgun sequence:
- the LOC114125187 gene encoding DNA ligase 3: protein MEELSEDKLFVAEKSKSNRAKCKKCKEVLNQGTLRIAKVVANPFGDGKMKAWHHPQCLVTVFSKQRASTAKITCVDDIGGWDELSMEHQNEIFTTFPDIPKDKLKTHDDHEPVKKDTANKKKSKTKPVLSLPQTQDYYFKDFRKLCLSLSQENSHLQKTSIFKEFIQNILSKEQSNETRAESMFLWCKMLLPNSEKRIYNLQSKQLIKLFSQLFKQNVNLMLEDLEKGDVAETIRIFFEKSNNVDVKPASKSTLTLAKVNSFLDKLSMETTEIAQVALFKSIATLCTGNDLKMIIRLVMHDLRINCGPKFILGALHLNAYEAYQTSHDLKSVVQKACSCDSSKIASNGKMNIKLSLLTPILPMLAEPCRNLDDTFKKCPKGIYAEIKYDGERVQLHKSEKQFKFFSRSLKPVLEHKIDLFKQYIPKAFQHGKEIILDCEVLMYDHKTNKPLPFGTLGIHKKSKFEDANPCLYVFDCMYYNGVSLLDRSIVERKTILMQNMTPIKGHIMFSEVKELHNTKELELMVENVLKQGLEGLVLKDLTGIYEPGKRHWQKIKKDYLFDGSMADSADLVVLGAWFGTGNKGGMMSIFLMGCYNEAKKKWCTVTKVHGGHDDKTLERLQDELKMIKISKDPEKVPEWLKCNKTMIPDFVAEDPKKMPVWEISGAEFSQAEVHTANGISIRFPRVTKIRNDKDWKTATSLSELQKLFEASKTNNLSIFSKLNPENNTSSDNDSQASPEKRKKNKRTLETYITKVSPLKMNTETPAKRAKLSEGQLRRLPDLFTGIRVVVPDSISKNTFLRYFIAYGGIPLNTPDELSPTHVIVPKKEHNTSFEKLMAVDEENKSSGAIAVCAQWFWDSIRNGTLLPTEKYR from the exons ATGGAAGAACTGTCCGAGGACAAACTTTTCGTTGCAGAAAAATCTAAGAGCAACAGggcaaaatgtaaaaagtgcAAAGAAGTTCTAAATCAAGGAACGTTGAGGATTGCCAAAGTTGTGGCAAATCCATTTGGTGATGGAAAAATGAAGGCTTGGCATCATCCACAGTGTTTAGTAACGGTATTTTCTAAGCAGAGAGCATCGACAGCGAAAATTACCTGCGTGGATGATATCGGTGGATGGGATGAATTGTCCATGGAACACCAAAACGAAATATTTACAACGTTTCCTGATA tTCCCAAGGATAAACTTAAAACACACGATGACCATGAGCCGGTTAAAAAAGACACAGCcaataaaaagaaatcaaaaacaaaacctGTGCTGTCGCTGCCACAAACccaagattattattttaaagacttTCGAAAACTGTGTTTGAGTCTCTCACAGGAAAACAGTCATCTTcaaaaaacatcaattttcaaagaatttatccaaaatattttatctaaag AACAGTCAAATGAAACCCGCGCAGAAAGTATGTTTTTATGGTGTAAAATGTTGTTACCTAATTCAGAAAAAAGAATTTACAATCTTCAGTCAAaacaacttattaaattatttagtcaa ttgtttaaacaaaatgttaacttaATGCTGGAAGATTTGGAAAAGGGGGATGTTGCTGAAAcgataagaatattttttgaaaaaagtaacaATGTTGATGTGAAACCGGCATCAAAATCGACTTTAACATTAGCTAAAGTAAATAGTTTTCTGGACAAATTGTCAATGGAAACTACTGAAATTGCACAAGTGGCCCTTTTTAAATCAATCGCAACGCT atgtaCTGGAAATgatttgaaaatgataattcGGCTGGTGATGCATGATCTCAGAATTAATTGCGGACCAAAATTTAT tttaGGGGCACTTCATTTGAATGCATATGAAGCATATCAAACATCACATGATTTAAAATCTGTTGTACAAAAAGCGTGTTCATGTGATTCATCTAAGATAGCTAGCAAtggaaaaatgaatattaaattatctttgcTAACACCGATTTTACCAATGCTG GCTGAGCCATGCAGAAATTTGGatgatacttttaaaaagtgtCCTAAAGGTATATATgcagaaattaaatatgatggtGAACGTGTTCAACTGCACAAAagtgaaaaacaatttaaatttttttcaagaagTTTAAAACCTGTCTTGGAACATAAA attgatttatttaagcaGTATATTCCTAAAGCTTTTCAGCATggaaaagaaattattttagattgcgAAGTACTAATGTATGaccataaaactaataaacctTTACCATTTGGCACCTTAGGAATTCACAAG aaaaGTAAATTTGAAGACGCTAATCCTTGCTTGTATGTTTTTGATTGTATGTATTACAATGGTGTATCATTGTTAGACAG ATCAATTGTAGAgcgaaaaacaattttgatgcAGAATATGACTCCAATCAAGGGACATATCATGTTCTCAGAAGTAAAAGAGTTGCAc aacACTAAAGAGCTTGAGTTAATGGtagaaaatgtattgaaacaaGGTTTAGAAGGATTAGTATTAAAGGATCTAACA ggAATTTATGAGCCTGGAAAGCGACATtggcaaaaaattaaaaaagattacTTATTTGATGGATCAATGGCTGATAGCGCAGATCTTGTTGTTCTTGGTGCTTGGTTTGGTACTGGAAataaag GAGGTATGATGtccatttttttaatgggTTGCTATAATGAagccaaaaaaaaatggtgtACCGTGACAAAAGTACATGGCGGTCATGATGATAAAACACTAGAAAGATTACAA gatgaattaaaaatgatcaaaatTAGTAAAGATCCAGAAAAAGTTCCAGAGtggttaaaatgtaataaaactatGATTCCTGATTTTGTAGCAGAAGATCCTAAA aaAATGCCAGTTTGGGAAATTTCTGGAGCAGAATTCTCTCAAGCTGAAGTACACACTGCTAATGGTATATCAATTAGATTCCCTAGAGTTACTAAAATTAGAAATGATAAAGATTGGAAAACTGCTACATCATTAAGTGAATTGCAA aaactaTTTGAAGCATccaaaacaaacaatttaagtattttttcgaaattaaACCCAGAAAATAATACTAGTTCTGATAATGATTCACAGGCATCGCCAgagaaacgaaaaaaaaataag agAACTTTGGAAACATATATTACAAAAGTTTCtccattaaaaatgaatactgaAACTCCTGCCAAAAGAGCTAAACTTTCTGAAGGGCAATTGCGG cgtTTGCCTGATTTATTTACTGGGATCCGTGTTGTTGTGCCAGATTCGATTTctaaaaatacgtttttacgatattttattgC CTATGGAGGTATACCTTTAAATACACCTGACGAATTATCACCTACACACGTAATAGTTCCAAAAAAAGAACACAATACATCATTTGAA AAACTGATGGCGGTGGATGAAGAAAATAAGAGTTCGGGAGCCATCGCTGTGTGCGCACAATGGTTTTGGGACAGCATTCGAAACGGAACACTATTGCCCACCGAAAAATATCGATGA